The following coding sequences are from one Musa acuminata AAA Group cultivar baxijiao chromosome BXJ2-4, Cavendish_Baxijiao_AAA, whole genome shotgun sequence window:
- the LOC135610668 gene encoding uncharacterized protein LOC135610668 has product MKFNHLVESEDQEIKLAVVPRSSNVKTDEDNSLESQINQVTDQSLQGGCSESSQDIHLWEDFVQMAKLRKNKSLGNILDKERSGSYGNIIEEDELSQGFSSTCQLDMNTLDNIDGISLYEDHMDHGSKSQNQNHKNNMFEFHNVSLAEPVHRESLFSIGIVESDEKHHDNDDDHVYSGHARSCFLDSHGVPNTSINDDSLKLDFIGSHSISFENMFSINDGRVQFLNGDRAADSRVSLNQHKAAPDAEYMSHESDIDDQGSTCHSELRGHLSNNSCRCNGLSDPENDCKYFIPKSVSDNQLVDSKDSLCNADSSVDGSDHNSNPGHGIELEQLGNNGAVTCKLNESSIQNKDESTPEGHNIGRVAAWINQLDVQNCDTVEELGKSSNPAHKKEQPKVAGRIESKKVDARSSIGMIVAYDYLSTLSPMSSTAQMANLGLVAIPILSAFVGLKMLNLSGNAIVRITSGAFPKGLHMLNLSKNKISVIEGLRELTRLRVLDLSYNRISRIGHGLASCLMLKELYLGGNKISEIEGLHRLLKLSVLDICSNRISNSKGLKQLAANYASLQAVNIKSNPAEKNVGNEELKKYLSSLLPRLAYYNKQVIRANGSKEVLDRPRRSFSSHQFDRSFRSEGKDSHRGIRGTGLSKSSYSHGKSGNGLNTSIKSSKRSHRPLKSLWPKPTNDLPDAGRNMLLGLQPSSFLRRTQSEGAFGESYELQSYRLDPLVPVPDMEAI; this is encoded by the exons ATGAAGTTCAATCATCTGGTAGAGTCTGAAGATCAAGAAATAAAGCTTGCAGTGGTGCCTAGAAGTTCCAATGTCAAGACAGATGAAGATAATAGTTTAGAATCCCAAATCAATCAAGTAACAGACCAATCTTTACAGGGAGGTTGTTCTGAGAGCAGTCAGGATATTCATCTCTGGGAAGATTTTGTTCAGATGGCAAAGCTTAGAAAAAATAAATCTCTTGGAAATATATTGGACAAAGAAAGAAGTGGCTCCTATGGAAATATCATCGAGGAAGATGAACTAAGTCAGGGATTTTCCAGTACCTGCCAATTAGACATGAATACATTGGACAATATTGATGGTATTAGTCTATATGAAGATCACATGGACCATGGAAGTAAGTCGCAAAACCAGAATCACAAAAATAATATGTTTGAATTTCATAATGTTTCATTGGCTGAACCAGTTCATCGTGAATCCCTCTTTTCCATTGGCATTGTCGAGTCCGATGAAAAGCATCATGACAATGATGATGACCATGTTTACTCTGGACATGCAAGATCGTGTTTTCTAGATAGCCATGGAGTGCCAAATACAAGCATCAATGATGATTCTCTGAAGCTTGATTTTATTGGGTCTCATTCCATATCTTTTGAAAATATGTTCTCTATCAATGATGGAAGGGTTCAGTTTCTAAATGGTGATAGAGCAGCTGATTCTAGGGTGTCTTTGAACCAGCACAAAGCTGCACCAGATGCAGAATATATGTCACACGAATCTGATATAGATGACCAGGGTTCAACCTGCCATTCAGAATTAAGAGGGCATCTTTCTAATAACAGTTGCCGGTGTAATGGTCTATCAGATCCAGAGAATGATTGTAAATATTTCATTCCAAAGTCCGTTAGTGACAATCAGTTGGTTGACAGCAAGGACTCACTTTGCAATGCAGATTCATCGGTTGATGGGAGTGATCACAATAGCAATCCTGGTCATGGAATCGAGTTGGAACAACTTGGGAACAATGGTGCTGTGACTTGTAAACTTAATGAAAGTTCCATCCAGAATAAGGATGAATCAACTCCTGAAGGACATAATATCGGGCGAGTTGCAGCTTGGATCAACCAACTTGATGTCCAAAATTGTGACACTGTGGAAGAACTCGGGAAAAGTTCTAATCCTGCACATAAGAAGGAACAACCTAAGGTTGCTGGTAGGATTGAAAGCAAAAAAGTTGATGCTAGAAGTAGTATTGGAATGATAGTAGCTTATGATTACCTTTCAACCTTGAGTCCTATGTCTTCAACTGCACAGATGGCAAATCTTGGATTGGTTGCAATTCCAATCCTTAGTGCATTTGTTGGTTTAAAGATGCTAAATTTATCAGGCAACGCCATAG TTCGGATAACTTCTGGAGCATTTCCGAAAGGTCTTCACATGTTAAATCTGTCGAAGAATAAAATATCAGTCATCGAAGGCCTCAGAGAACTTACACGACTCCGTGTACTTGATCTGAGTTACAACAGAATAAGTAGGATTGGCCATG GTTTGGCTTCTTGTTTGATGCTGAAAGAGCTATATTTAGGTGGGAACAAGATAAGTGAAATAGAAGGCCTGCATCGCCTCCTCAAATTGAGTGTTCTTGACATATGCTCCAATCGAATATCTAATTCAAAAGGACTTAAGCAACTGGCAGCTAATTATGCTTCCCTGCAAGCAGTAAATATCAAGAGCAATCCTGCTGAAAAAAATGTCGGGAATGAAGAGCTTAAGAAATATCTGTCGAGTCTTCTGCCTCGTCTTGCTTATTACAACAAGCAGGTCATTCGAGCAAACGGTTCAAAAGAAGTCTTAGACCGTCCTCGACGATCTTTCTCATCCCATCAGTTCGACCGCAGTTTCAGGTCGGAAGGTAAAGATTCTCATCGCGGAATTCGTGGTACAGGCCTAAGCAAGTCATCCTATAGCCATGGTAAGTCTGGCAATGGTCTGAACACTTCAATTAAATCATCCAAGAGAAGCCATAGGCCCCTAAAATCTCTGTGGCCCAAGCCAACCAATGATCTCCCAGATGCTGGCAGGAATATGCTGCTAGGTCTGCAGCCTAGTAGTTTTTTACGACGAACCCAAAGCGAGGGAGCATTCGGAGAATCTTATGAGTTACAATCCTATAGATTAGATCCTCTGGTTCCAGTACCTGATATGGAAGCCATTTGA
- the LOC135610671 gene encoding E3 ubiquitin-protein ligase CSU1-like, with protein sequence MPQRHSKNNNDLAFFTYEEKRKLGYGTQRERLGRDSIKPFDACCLCLKPLVDPLCCQKGHVFCKECILECLLAQKKDIKRKLAAHAAQQKQEKEEEEEKLMSQKARELDAFDQQNHGAVPQYSDRSQVRDKNGFHGANSVKVTSYEEEALRNMKAFWLPSATPDAPVKVAAPSIDTICPEGKEKLKLKSLFPICFTEESNEQKNKSKALEISYICPSCKVTLTNTLSLVAMSTCGHVFCKKCSDKFLAADKVCLVCNKGCKERNLVCLAKGGTGFAGHGNHLEATEFKHLGSGTGLGLWKPATKS encoded by the exons ATGCCGCAGCGTCACTCGAAGAACAACAACGACCTCGCCTTCTTCACCTACGAGGAGAAGCGCAAGCTAGGGTACGGCACGCAGCGGGAGCGGCTCGGCAGGGACTCCATCAAGCCCTTCGACGCCTGCTGCCTCTGCCTCAAGCCCCTTGTTGACCCCCTATGCTGCCAGAAGGGCCACGTCTTCTGCAAGGAGTGCATCCTCGAGTGCCTCCTCGCTCAGAAGAAAGACATTAAACG GAAGCTAGCTGCACATGCTGCTCAACAGaagcaagagaaagaggaagaagaggagaagctaATGTCGCAAAAGGCTCGAGAACTTGATGCTTTTGACCAGCAAAACCATGGGGCTGTCCCTCAGTACAGTGACAGGAGTCAGGTACGTGACAAGAATGGTTTCCATGGAGCAAACAGTGTGAAGGTAACTTCGTACGAAGAAGAGGCTCTTCGCAACATGAAGGCCTTTTGGCTTCCATCTGCGACCCCTGATGCTCCAGTCAAGGTGGCGGCTCCATCGATCGATACAATCTGTCCAGAAGGCAAGGAGAAGCTCAAGCTGAAATCTCTATTCCCAATCTGCTTCACTGAAGAGAGCAATGAACAGAAGAACAAATCCAAGGCTCTAGAAATCAGTTACATATGCCCGAGCTGCAAGGTCACACTCACAAACACCCTTTCCCTCGTGGCCATGAGCACATGTGGTCATGTATTCTGCAAGAAGTGCTCCGATAAGTTCTTAGCTGCTGATAAAGTTTGTCTAGTCTGCAACAAGGGATGCAAGGAGAGGAACCTGGTTTGCTTGGCGAAAGGAGGGACAGGATTCGCCGGACATGGGAATCACTTGGAGGCAACAGAGTTTAAGCATTTGGGCAGCGGTACCGGGTTGGGATTGTGGAAGCCAGCCACGAAATCTTGA